The following DNA comes from Elusimicrobiota bacterium.
GGGGAGTCCCGGCCAAGAGCCACCGATTGAACCCATCCCTGAGACTCCCATTCCTGGGGAGCCCATTCCTGCGCCGGTTCGAGAGGCCATTGACCCGGTCCCTGAAGAAAAAAAAGAGAGGGTCAGGGATCAACAGCCAACAAGGTCCCACAGGAAGAGTCTGCCCCTTGAGGAAAAGGGGAATAACCCCGTTTCGGTGGTGAGAGCCGGGTTATTTAAATGGGTGGGTTTATTGTGTCTCGCGATCTTCTTTTTGATCTTGGCCCTTTTGGGTGTGGGGGAATGGACATGCCGACGTTCCGAGCAAGAACTGGGTGTTCGGTTCTTTACACCCCCTCTTTTCCCGGCGAGCCGTTTTAACTCGTTTATGCCCTATCAATGGAACGATCCTGGAAACACAAGCCCAACCGTGTGGAACGATGGCGATGTGGTTTACCCGATCAACCAATGGGGGCTGCGTGGTCCCGATGTCACTCTGGTGGCCCCAAACGGGGTGCGGCGGATTCTCCTCTTGGGGGGAACCTCGACGTTCGGTCCGGGGGTGGTGGAGTCGGCGACTCTCGCCCGGCGGTTGGAATCATTTTTAAACGAGGACCGGCCGGGAGGGTATCAGGTCATTAACGGTGGGTTGTGGGCCCTTTCCCCTGCGGAGCAATGGGCGTTCGTTAAAGGGCAGGGATTGAATTTCAAACCCGATACGATTCTGTGGCTTTGTGAAAATCGTCCTCCTGGGGTGCCATCAACGGAGGGATTGCGTTGGCTGGCCAATCGACGTTGGTTGGTGAAACCTCCTTTTTCTACAAGTCGCTTTCTGCAGATGTTGGTTCAAATTAAAATCCGGGGGGAGGGAGATCCTGTTCTCAAAGTGGGTGACCCTTTGTTATTAGCGGCTGATAAACTGGCGAAGGACCAGAAGATCTTTTTTCGTTATTGGATCGTTCCCCGAGAGAATTTGTCAACAAAAGGGCGGAGGGTCGGGTCGGAATTGTCCTGGATCTTGGGGGATGGCCCTCCCGTTCTGAACACGACTGTTGTGGAACGACTTGCCCGTGCGGTTGAGAAAAAAAGCGAATGACCCCTGGACAAAAGTCTAAAAGTCGGGTAGATAGGTAAGAGAGGAAACCCATGCCCCAATTTGCCTATAAAGTTCGTGCCGCGGGTGGAAGTGTGACCACAGGAGTGCTGGAGTCGGCCGATCAGCGCGCCGCTGTGGAGCAGCTCCGTTCCCAACGGATGA
Coding sequences within:
- a CDS encoding response regulator, producing the protein MTTDPVKVIDLKSVSRPKILVAEDEKDIASLIEDWLSEIYDVTVAFDGKTAVQKAVWHQPQVILLDVVLPDMSGYDVVRQFQGASQTRGIPVIVMTAKNFDDSTIKLIKLESNVFGFLNKPFKPSDLIKMLEVVLKGGRSLGLGGAPLPTPVPQSPERKSEKSSGGGAMGGAGSPGQEPPIEPIPETPIPGEPIPAPVREAIDPVPEEKKERVRDQQPTRSHRKSLPLEEKGNNPVSVVRAGLFKWVGLLCLAIFFLILALLGVGEWTCRRSEQELGVRFFTPPLFPASRFNSFMPYQWNDPGNTSPTVWNDGDVVYPINQWGLRGPDVTLVAPNGVRRILLLGGTSTFGPGVVESATLARRLESFLNEDRPGGYQVINGGLWALSPAEQWAFVKGQGLNFKPDTILWLCENRPPGVPSTEGLRWLANRRWLVKPPFSTSRFLQMLVQIKIRGEGDPVLKVGDPLLLAADKLAKDQKIFFRYWIVPRENLSTKGRRVGSELSWILGDGPPVLNTTVVERLARAVEKKSE